In the Silurus meridionalis isolate SWU-2019-XX chromosome 6, ASM1480568v1, whole genome shotgun sequence genome, one interval contains:
- the LOC124387448 gene encoding C-C motif chemokine 4-like, with product MSSSSFLMVLLVLACFQSFTMAQSVGGADLCCFEFHKRPIPAADVVSVEETRFDCTLPGVILTTKKGFRKCADPEVDWVKQIINQTEINEKIIKSSVTDASGADLCCFEFHKRPIPAANIISVEETRFDCTLPGVIFTPKKGFRMCVDPEVDWVKTIIEIKSKPLE from the exons AtgtcctcttcttctttcctgATGGTTTTGCTGGTTCTCGCCTGCTTTCAGTCCTTCACGATGGCTCAGA GTGTGGGTGGAGCAGATTTGTGCTGTTTTGAGTTCCATAAAAGACCAATTCCTGCAGCGGACGTCGTCTCTGTGGAAGAAACAAGATTCGACTGCACACTTCCTGGAGTCAT TCTTACAACAAAAAAGGGATTCCGGAAGTGTGCAGATCCTGAGGTGGACTGGGTGAAGCAGATCATCAATCAGACTGAAATAAATGAGAAGATAATAAAAAGTTCTGTAACAGATGCGAGTGGAGCAGATTTGTGCTGTTTTGAGTTTCATAAAAGACCAATTCCTGCAGCGAACATCATCTCTGTGGAGGAAACCAGATTCGACTGCACACTTCCTGGAGTCAT TTTTACACCAAAAAAGGGATTCCGGATGTGTGTAGATCCTGAGGTGGATTGGGTGAAGACGATCATCGAAATCAAAAGTAAACCATTAGAATAG